Below is a genomic region from Argopecten irradians isolate NY chromosome 14, Ai_NY, whole genome shotgun sequence.
AAGccttttaacacaaaaattacgCCTTGAGAAGAATAAATCGACTTTAATAACTAAAGAGGTCTTGATCGTGAAATTAAATTGTCGTCATGATTAAGTTGTTGTTgtgaaaataagaaattaacGATTAAGTCGCTGCTTTACAGTACTCATTCACCTATTGTAGTATTCCCCCTAAAGTGTGCTGTACAGAATTACCTCTGGGGTAAGAAAGGACATGACAGTGAGGTGGCCAAGCTTTCTGTGAGTGCAGACCCCAGTTTTGAGGTTGATGACAACACAACATATGCAGAGGTAattgtgttcaaatgaatttaATGGTGCGATATATGTTCTGTGTTTCAGTATCTATGTAAACAGATTTCTAGCTTTTATGTAAAAAGTGAACATGCATGCAAGATTTTCAAGATGcaagaaatattttgttaatggAGCAATTCTAATAGGAATGGCTATGTATGGTTTGTACCGTTTTGGCCCTCAAATTTCAAACATATTATTTGGtgattaaattgttgaattttgaatataaGTAAATCCTTGATACTATAGGTACGATAGTGTGTATCATAGCAGCTGCAGTAACTATGGCATACTGATAAATGTTTCGGGTTTTTCACCTAGAAACCATAGAGCATATCCATGAATAAACATATTCTCATTAATATATAGAGTTAGTTCAAGATTGTGCTATCTTGTTTCTTACACAATAAAACTATGAAACAATTTCCAATTTtgcttaatttatgcatatttcagatggttaccatggcaactaaagCAACAGAATAAAAAAACTCCCATTATAATTGAATCAgagatgtactaaatatttaaaatacaacatCTTTATTTCTTAAcacttaattaaaaaaaaatggatttgggtgcaaaaaagaaagaaaaaaaaatagtggattttgggaagaaaaaaaaattattgatgGATTTGGGGACCAAAAACGCCCAAACCAAACATATAGAGTGCTTTACGATTTTTATGTGATTTGAAACTTTGACAGTTTgaaatattgtaataaatatggTTCATTTAGAagattataattatatgtaataatatatatatatgtatatgtttttgcTTAAGAAGTGTGCATGTCTCCAAATCATAATCAATCtttattttataagttgtgGATGGGTACACATCCCAATGGACCGTCCCGAATTGTTTCCAGTTCTGGAGATGCGGACATTGACTTGGGAAACTGGGTACAGAAGAATGCTGATGCTATTGgaaaagaaatggaaaaaagCAAAAACCTTTCTTTCTTATTTAAAGTGCTGTCGGTGAAAACAGCGCTCTCCATTCAGGCTCATCCTGATGTGGTAAGAAACTTTAATGCTGAGACAATAATAAGTTACTTGTTTTAGTGAAAGctatttttgtcaaattaatggttaattaattttgtttgattaataggGAAAGTGCATGAAACTAATGAATGGTATgaaattaatgattataaattaattttgaatatgcaatttcaaattttaatatcTTACAAACAGAAAATAATCCAATTAATCTTCTTTTTAAATTAGGTTTTAGCGGAAAAAATCCACAAGGAAAAACCAGAGATTTATAAAGATCCCAACCATAAACCAGAAATGGCTATAGCTTTGACACCTTTTAAGGGACTCTGTGGATTTAGGCCGATAAAAGAAGTAGCTGAGTTTTTGAAACGTAAGATAATGTACGGTAGTATACCTAATCTTTATACTGAAGATCTCTTAAACTTTTTCCATtctattgtataaatattgtctGCAAATTTGTACTTTGAGTATTTAATATCTGGCTTTCATAAAATCATTATGCAGTAGAACTTGGTTAACTTGAACTGGGCGGGACCCTGATAATTTGTTCTTACATTTCTTTTAAGTTAATCTCTACATATGTTCTAGGAacaatctgtgttttataatgtaaacaaatcagaaaaagaatttcaatatttcagCAGTTTTGTCGATTTCCTATTTTCAGACTTTGAATATAAGATTAGTATATTGTTTTACTTTAAGTATTGAGAAGCTCAGCAGTTTAGTTGATTTTCATGTCTTCAGACATTGAAGAGTTCCGTACAGCTGTGGGAGGCCAGTGTGCAGTGAAATTGATGACTGCCAGTAAATGTATGGACCCCAAACTTCACAAGGAAGCCATGAAGAACTGCTTTACTGGACTGATGAAACAGACAAAAGAAGTCATCCACAACCAACTTAGTAGCCTCATCGACAAAGTCACCCAGATGGGTAGGGCACATAGTTTTGCATCAGAAGTCTTTATAAGTTCTTAGTTTCTGAGGGATTGAATCTTGAACCCAGGTCAAAGGAATTGAACTTGGAACCCAGATGTAGGGGATTAAATCCAGGTCCAAGTCATCATGCATAAGgattttggtttattttatcatatttacatttccacTGCAACCTCCACTATATAAAACCTTACCAAATGCAGTTGACATTATTCAATGCATGATTGCTGTCACCTGTTttgacatcattatcatcatgacatcacaattcTCGTACCATCTCTCCATTTATAATACTATTTGACCTGTGTACCGCTgctatagagaccacttttcCCTTGTCCCATGGGTGTCTTTATTTGACTGTaaattctatatatttttctatCGACAGAAAAAGAAGGCCAGGACATCAGCAAGTATGAGGCTGAAGTTTTACTCAAGGTAAACAAAGAATTTCCTGGTGATGTTGGGTGCTTTGCTATCTACTTCCTCAATGTGGTCAATCTGAAGCCAGGAGAGGCCATGTTTCTTCGTGCTAGCTTGCCTCACGCCTATCTATCTGGAGGTAAGATATGAGGAAAGAAACCTAGATATAATCTTGGTTTCACTTCTCAAAActgaaccctctctaaaccatCCGAAATTAATTCTATGCACCAACCGTGATCGGTGTAGGGAAGTTCCAcagcattttcatttttatttaatttttagcACATGATCATCAGATAGTaagctattcaaatcgctttttgttcGTAGTCCTTTGTCCGTCCTTCCGGccattaacatttcttgttaacgctatttctcaaaaagggctgaagggatctttctcaaatttcatatgtggttacccctaggaccctagttgcacatattgcattttgggactgatcagtcaactaTAGAGACCACCCATGGGACAAGggaattttgatagtttaaagtttgttatcgctaatactcacaaagtactgaatttcacatgtaggttccctaggaccctagttgtgcatattgcattttgggactgattggtcaacaagatggctgataggctgccatcttggattttcatcgttaaagtttaaaaagcagagaaaagatccctctttcaatctgtggtgggcaccaagatccctctggtgTCCATCATCTGTCTGGTTGTTTGTCCTTCCTCTCTCAACATTTCCGTTAAattagtcctagagttctacatggattatTATTAAATTTGGCAAGgaaacatccttgtgggaaggaGAACAGAGTCTGTGTAAATCTTGGCTATGACCCTTCtgaggcaggaggggcagggcccaataggggaaaaagaggtaaattatttaaaagcgttactagtcatagagttctgcatggactgtaaccaaaatttggccagatacatcattgggggggggggggggaaatttgtataaatcttggctctgaccccagggGCAGGAGTGGTGGGGCCCCAACAGAAAATTGGAAATTAATCTTTGCAGAAATAATTACCAAACCTGTATTAAGGTTATTTCTTGGCACatcaaaccaggtgagtgatgtAGGCCCgctggacctcttgttttcaGAAAAACCAGATTACATGGTACCAGCACATATTCAAAAattctacatgtacaaatttgCACATCAAAAATTACTTCTACAATAAACGTGAAAATGTTTCTACAGGAATGTTAAGATTTTTGTTTGTGACTTTTCAGACTGTATCGAGTGTATGGCCTGCTCTGACAACACTATCCGTGCCGGCCTGACACCAAAACTCAGGGACGTGAATCTCCTGTGTGAAATGTTAGACTACAACAGCCTCTCTGTGGCCCAGGCCAAGTTCAGACCGATTCAGCGAGGATATGTGACATACTATAAACCAGACATTGAAGACTTCATGGTGACCAAAGTCGAGGTAAATACTGTATTCAACATATGTCATGGTGACCAAAGTCGAGGTAAATACTGTATTCAACATATGTCATGGTGACCAAAGTCGAGGTAAATACTGTATTCAACATATGTCATGGTGACCAAAGTCGAGGTAAATACTGTATTCAACATAATTCATGGTGACCAAAGTCGAGGTAAATACTGTATTCAACATATGTCATGGTGACCAAAGTCGAGGTAAATACTGTATTCAACATAATTCATGGTGACCAAAGTCGAGGTAAATACTGTATTCAACATATGTCATGGTGACCAAAGTCGAGGTAAATACTGTATTCAACATATGTCATGGTGACCAAAGTCGAGGTAAATACTGTATTCAACATATGTCATGGTGACCAAAGTCGAGGTAAATACTGTATTCAACATAATTCATGTTGACCGAAGTCGAGGTAAATACTGTATTCAACATGATTCATGGTGACCAAAGTCGAGGTAAATACTGTAATTGACATAATTCATGGTGACCAAGGTCAAGTAAATACTGTATTCAACATAATTCATGGTTACCAAAGTCGAGGTAAATACCGTAATTGACATAATTTATGGTGACCAAAGTCGAGGTAAATACTGTATTCAACATAATTCATGTTGACCGAAGTCGAGGTAAATACTGTATTCAACATAATTCATGGTGACCAAAGTCGAGGTAAATACTGTATTCAACATAATTCATGGTGACCAAAGTCGAGGTAAATACTGTATTCAACATAATTCATGGTGACCAAAGTCGAGGTAAATACTGTATTCAACATAATTCATGTTGACCAAAGTCGAGGTAAATACTGTAATTGACATAATTTATGGTGACCAAAATCGAGGTAAAAACTGTATTCAACATATGTCATGGTGACCAAAGTCAAGGTAAATACTGTATTCAACATAATTCATGGTGACCAAAGTCGAGGTAAATACTGTATTCAACATAATTCATGTTGACCAAAGTCgagataaatactgtattcaacATAATTCATGTTGACCGAAGTCGAGGTAAATACTGTATTCAACATGATTCATGGTGACCAAAGTCGAGGTAAATACTGTAATTGACATAATTTATGGTGACCAAAGTGGAGGTAAATACTGTATTCAACATATGTCATGGTGACCAAAGTCGAGGTAAATACTGTATTCAACATAATTCATGTTGACCGAAGTCGAGGTAAATACTGTATTCAACATGATTCATGGTGACCAAAGTCGAGGTAAATACTGTAATTGACATAATTCATGGTGACCAAGGTCAAGTAAATACTGTATTCAACATAATTCATGGTTACCAAAGTCGAGGTAAATACCGTAATTGACATAATTTATGGTGACCAAAGTCGAGGTAAATACTGTATTCAACATAATTCATGTTGACCGAAGTCGAGGTAAATACTGTATTCAACATAATTCATGGTGACCAAAGTCGAGGTAAATACTGTAATTGACATAATTCATGGTGACCAAGGTCAAGTAAATACTGTATTCAACATAATTCATGTTGACCGAAGTCGAGGTAAATACTGTATTCAACATAATTCATGGTTACCAAAGTCGAGGTAAATACCGTAATTGACATAATTTATGGTGACCAAAGTGGAGGTAAATACTGCATTCAACATAATTCATGGTGACCAAAGTCGAGGTAAATACTGTAATTGAAATAATTCATGGTGACCAAAGTGTTGCCGAGGATGATGCAAGTTTTAGAAAGTtgttagcgagcacttaatacctaacagatatatttctagttctgatataaatgatattattttcattgatataacactatataaaATGAATGATCCTGATCACAACTGCCAATTtgaagataatttttttttttttatcaaggtGCAGATTGAgtcatattttaaatgtataaagtGCATATTCAGTTATAGACATTGCTTTGCCAAATATATTAACTTTATATGATGTACCTTTCAAAAAGCATTTTTGTtctgcaaaataaaatacaacaatgtcACATCATCGttcaggggaggtcactcttgtCAAATTAGGCACTGTGGAGATTGGGGGAACTTTATATGACAGCACCCTATCACAATTAGATCATATAACATCTATATTTTCTTTACCAGTTATCATCTGACTCAATCACAGTAAAGGTAGTATCAATCTGTTTGTGATATTTCTCGTTTTACTCCCGTATTTATCAATCACAGTATAGGTAGTATCAATCTGTTTGTGATATTTCTCGTTTTACTCCCGTATTTATCAATCACAGTATAGGTAGTATCAATCTGTTTGTTATATTTCTCGTTTTACTCCAGTATTTATCAATCACAGTATAGGTAGTGTCAATCTGTTTGTGATATTTCTCGTTTTACTCCCGTATTTACTGTTTCAGATACCGGCTGACTCGACCAGCGGAGTACTACACAGTATGGACAGTGCCAGTATCTGTATCGTAATTCAGGGCGAAGGTCAGGCTTCGTCATGTTCACTGG
It encodes:
- the LOC138308294 gene encoding mannose-6-phosphate isomerase-like — translated: MEQLPKVFPLKCAVQNYLWGKKGHDSEVAKLSVSADPSFEVDDNTTYAELWMGTHPNGPSRIVSSSGDADIDLGNWVQKNADAIGKEMEKSKNLSFLFKVLSVKTALSIQAHPDVVLAEKIHKEKPEIYKDPNHKPEMAIALTPFKGLCGFRPIKEVAEFLKHIEEFRTAVGGQCAVKLMTASKCMDPKLHKEAMKNCFTGLMKQTKEVIHNQLSSLIDKVTQMEKEGQDISKYEAEVLLKVNKEFPGDVGCFAIYFLNVVNLKPGEAMFLRASLPHAYLSGDCIECMACSDNTIRAGLTPKLRDVNLLCEMLDYNSLSVAQAKFRPIQRGYVTYYKPDIEDFMVTKVEIPADSTSGVLHSMDSASICIVIQGEGQASSCSLVTALDLTRGSVFFIAANEEVHLTVSSPGMTVFRASYSVRLPSA